The following are from one region of the Molothrus aeneus isolate 106 chromosome 7, BPBGC_Maene_1.0, whole genome shotgun sequence genome:
- the TNS1 gene encoding tensin-1 isoform X4, translated as MSLTAAMESSCELDLVYITERIIAVSYPSAAEEQSYSSNLREVAHMLKSKHGNNYVLFNLSERRRDVNKLHPKVLDFGWPDMHTPALEKICSICKAMDTWLNAAAHNVVVLHNKGNRGRLGVVVAAYMHYSNISASADQALDRFAMKRFYEDKVVPVGQPSQKRYIHYFSGLLSGSIKMNNKPLFLHHVIMHGIPNFESKGGCRPFLKIYQAMQPVYTSGIYNVQGDSQTGICITIEPGLLLKGDILLKCYHKKFRSPTRDVIFRVQFHTCAVHDLDVVFGKEDLDEAFRDDRFPEYGKVEFVFSYGPEKIQGMEHLENGPSVSVDYNTSDPLIRWDSYENFNIQREDSAEGAWAEPPLPSKHLEKGVQSREKPLEESAVPARKRTPSDSHYEKSSPEPGSPRSPTVLSPEVVSTIAANPGGRPKEPHLHSYKEAFEEMEGASPTSPPSSGVRSPPGLAKTPLSALGLKPHNPAEILLHPVGEPRSYVESVARTATTGRGGTLPAAQPAAQPGGPEVPTRNGTFSNSFIAPSPVSTSSPIHSMDGASLRSYPSEGSPHGTVTPPHASAEPLYRSPVGSQMPSAHSSYQNSSPSSFAMVQGGVPSSAYSSPDYPDGRAGLQPEPQARPQPQVNVVGVHTLPGSPRSLHRTVATNTPPSPGFGRRAINPSMSAAPGSPGLGRHAVMAHGNLVAPPGSPSLSRHQAVAATSPGSPLYGYSSPEERHLTLSRQSSSSGYQPPSTPSFPVSPAYYPGTSTPHSSSPDSAAYRQGSPTSQPALPEKRRMSAGDRSNSLPNYATVNGKVSSPLSSGMSSPSGGSAVAFSHTLPDFSKFSMPDISPETRANVKFVQDTSKYWYKPDISREQAIALLKDREPGAFIIRDSHSFRGAYGLAMKVASPPPTVMQQNKKGDLANELVRHFLIETSSRGVKLKGCPNEPNFGCLSALVYQHSITPLALPCKLVIPDRDPMEEKKDSASATNSATDLLKQGAACNVLFINSVEMESLTGPQAISKAVAETLVADPTPTATIVHFKVSAQGITLTDNQRKLFFRRHYPLNTVTFCDLDPQERKWTKTDGSGPAKLFGFVARKQGSTTDNICHLFAELDPDQPAAAIVNFVSRVMLGSGQKR; from the exons ATGAGCCTGACTGCAgccatggagagcagctgtgagctggaCCTGGTGTACATCACGGAGCGGATCATCGCTGTCTCCTACCCCAGCGCAGCCGAGGAGCAGAGTTACTCCAGCAACCTCCGTGAAGTGGCCCACATGCTCAAGTCCAAGCATGGGAACAACTATGTG CTTTTCAACCTCTCTGAGCGGAGACGTGATGTCAACAAACTTCACCCCAAG GTGCTGGATTTTGGATGGCCTGACATGCACACCCCTGCACTGGAGAAGATCTGCAGCATTTGCAAAGCCATGGACACGTGGCTCAATGCAGCAGCACACAATGTGGTGGTGCTGCACAACAAG gGGAACCGTGGCCGGCTGGGGGTGGTAGTAGCTGCCTACATGCACTACAGCAACATCTCAGCCAG TGCTGACCAGGCTCTGGACAGGTTTGCCATGAAGCGCTTCTATGAGGACAAGGTGGTGCCCGTGGGACAGCCATCCCAGAAGAG GTACATCCATTACTTCAGCGGGCTCCTCTCTGGCAGCATCAAGATGAACAACAAGCCCCTCTTCCTCCACCACGTCATCATGCACGGCATCCCCAACTTTGAGTCGAAAGGCG GTTGTCGGCCCTTCCTGAAAATCTACCAGGCCATGCAGCCCGTCTACACCTCGGGGATCTA CAATGTTCAAGGAGACAGCCAGACAGGCATCTGCATCACCATTGAGCCTGGCTTGCTGCTCAAGGGCGATATCTTG ctgaagTGCTACCACAAGAAATTTCGCAGCCCTACCCGTGACGTGATTTTCCGTGTGCAGTTCCACACGTGTGCTGTTCATGATCTTGACGTCGTCTTTGGCAAGGAGGACCTGGATGAGGCCTTCAGAG ATGACCGCTTCCCTGAGTATGGGAAGGTGGAGTTTGTGTTCTCCTATGGCCCCGAGAAGATCCAAG GCATGGAGCACCTGGAGAATGGGCCCAGTGTTTCTGTGGACTACAACACGTCCGACCCACTCATCCGGTGGGACTCCTACGAGAACTTCAACATCCAGCGTGAGGACAGTGCAGAGGGGGCCTGGGCTGAGCCACCCCTGCCCAGCAAGCACCTGGAGAAAG GGGTGCAGTCCCGGGAGAAGCCTCTGGAGGAGAGCGCTGTTCCTGCCCGCAAGCGGACTCCCAGCGACAGCCACTATGAGAAGAGCTCCCCGGAGCCCGGCTCGCCCCGCAGCCCCACCGTGCTCTCACCTGAGGTGGTCAGCACCATCGCAGCCAACCCTGGAGGGAGGCCCAAAGAG cctcaCCTCCACAGCTACAAGGAAGCCTTCGAGGAGATGGAGGGTGCCTCCCCCACCAGCCCACCCTCCAGCGGCG TGCGTTCTCCCCCTGGCCTGGCCAAGACCCCGCTCTCAGCACTGGGGCTGAAGCCCCACAACCCGGCTGAGATCCTGCTGCATCCAGTGGGAG agcccaggagctATGTGGAGTCAGTGGCGCGCACAGCCACCACGGGCAGGGGAGGGACACTGCCCgctgcccagcctgctgcccagCCCGGAGGCCCAGAGGTGCCCACCAGGAATGGCACTTTCTCCAACTCCTTCAtcgctcccagccctgtctccACCAGCAGCCCTATTCACAGCATGGATGG GGCCTCCCTGCGCAGCTACCCGTCGGAAGGCAGCCCCCATGGCACGGTTACACCTCCCCATGCCTCAGCTGAGCCCTTGTACCGCTCGCCTGTTGGCTCTCAGATgccctctgctcacagcagctaccaAAACTCGTCTCCATCTTCATTTGCAATGGTCCAAGGAGGGGTCCCGAGCTCGGCATACAGCAGCCCCGACTACCCTGATGGCCGAGCTGGCCTCCAGCCAGAACCCCAAGCTCGGCCACAGCCCCAGGTCAATGTGGTGGGGGTCCACACTCTGCCAGGGAGCCCCCGCAGCCTGCACCGGACAGTGGCTACGAATACACCGCCCAGCCCTGGCTTTGGGCGAAGAGCCATCAACCCCAGCATGAGcgctgctcctggcagccctgggctgggcaggcatGCTGTGATGGCCCATGGCAACCTGGTGGCCCcaccaggcagccccagcctgtccaGGCACCAAGCAGTGGCAGCCACATCCCCTGGCAGCCCCCTGTATGGCTACTCCAGCCCAGAGGAAAGGCACCTGACCCTGTCtcggcagagcagctcctctggctaCCAGCCCCCCTCCACGCCGTCCTTCCCCGTCTCCCCGGCATACTACCCCGGCACGAGCACGCCGCACTCCTCCTCCCCGGACTCGGCTGCCTACCGCCAGGGCAGCCCCACCTCgcagcctgctctgcctgagAAGCGGCGCATGTCGGCTGGGGACCGCTCCAACAGCCTCCCCAACTATGCCACTGTCAACGGCAAGGTgtcctctcccctctccagcGGCATGTCCAGCCCCAGCGGTGGGAGCGCCGTCGCCTTCTCCCACACTCTGCCGGACTTCTCCAAGTTCTCCATGCCAG ACATCAGTCCTGAGACTCGTGCCAATGTCAAGTTTGTGCAGGATACTTCCAAGTACTGGTACAAACCAGACATCTCTAGGGAGCAGG CCATTGCCTTGCTCAAGGACAGGGAGCCGGGGGCTTTCATCATCCGGGACAGCCACTCCTTCCGGGGAGCCTATGGCCTTGCCATGAAAGTTGCTTCTCCGCCTCCCACGGTCATGCAGCAGAACAAGAAAG GAGACTTGGCCAATGAGCTGGTGAGGCACTTCCTCATCGAGACAAGCTCACGAGGTGTGAAACTAAAAGGATGCCCCAACGAGCCTAATTTTG gCTGTCTCTCAGCGCTGGTGTACCAGCACTCCATCACGCCCTTGGCCCTGCCCTGCAAGCTGGTCATTCCTGACCGAG ATCCcatggaggaaaagaaagactcTGCGTCAGCAACCAATTCAGCCACGGACCTCCTCAAACAGGGTGCAG CCTGCAATGTCCTCTTCATCAACTCAGTGGAGATGGAGTCTCTGACAGGCCCCCAGGCCATCTCGAAGGCTGTTGCTGAGACGCTGGTGGCTGACCCCACGCCCACAGCTACCATTGTTCACTTCAAAGTCTCCGCACAAGGCATCACCTTAACGGACAACCAGAGGAA
- the TNS1 gene encoding tensin-1 isoform X3 — translation MSLTAAMESSCELDLVYITERIIAVSYPSAAEEQSYSSNLREVAHMLKSKHGNNYVLFNLSERRRDVNKLHPKVLDFGWPDMHTPALEKICSICKAMDTWLNAAAHNVVVLHNKGNRGRLGVVVAAYMHYSNISASADQALDRFAMKRFYEDKVVPVGQPSQKRYIHYFSGLLSGSIKMNNKPLFLHHVIMHGIPNFESKGGCRPFLKIYQAMQPVYTSGIYNVQGDSQTGICITIEPGLLLKGDILLKCYHKKFRSPTRDVIFRVQFHTCAVHDLDVVFGKEDLDEAFRDDRFPEYGKVEFVFSYGPEKIQGMEHLENGPSVSVDYNTSDPLIRWDSYENFNIQREDSAEGAWAEPPLPSKHLEKEVGHTQGPLDGSLYAKVKKKDSLHGSTGAVNAARLPLSAAPNHVEHTLSVSSDSGNSTASTKTDRTDEPGVSGAPSGQAVLSPEEKQELDRLLVGFGLESAPPMHNHVPGPVPARLPTMPGRHVVPAQVHVNGNAAALVAERETDILDDELPNQDGHSVGSLGTLSSLDGTTTASETGYQEAPRVGSLSSLPNGPSSCNGAEKLLKEGLYDGEPLSNGGYPYNNQNTLMGHQLRDTLPSLRPSASTQEHLAGYTQRLPGSHAPGWLQPQPLPSSQPYLYAYDHPGTYRSRSFPAVDTAKYDANPALPQAPARSTSSREAVQRGLNSWQQQGGSRPPSRLQEGGMESHSPSISSCSPQPSPLQTVPPHSHSMPEFPRAPSRREIEQSIEALDVLMLDLAPAVHKSQSVPATSRQDKPAGPLPSSLSTQPIAGLYARPTPQVAQPRSFGTSVSPAVSEPGSKAYSPGELDYGVHDYRETYSPYSYQLAPLPEPRSYSHAPAGTQMGTVPLSTSCYSPVGSQQQLTSSPPSPTVPAQNQMPLKGPESYEDLSKSAEEPLNLEGLVAHRVAGVQSREKPLEESAVPARKRTPSDSHYEKSSPEPGSPRSPTVLSPEVVSTIAANPGGRPKEPHLHSYKEAFEEMEGASPTSPPSSGGEISPPTPAFPVSPQTPYSNTLRSPPGLAKTPLSALGLKPHNPAEILLHPVGELEGEAGGDSEEEPRSYVESVARTATTGRGGTLPAAQPAAQPGGPEVPTRNGTFSNSFIAPSPVSTSSPIHSMDGASLRSYPSEGSPHGTVTPPHASAEPLYRSPVGSQMPSAHSSYQNSSPSSFAMVQGGVPSSAYSSPDYPDGRAGLQPEPQARPQPQVNVVGVHTLPGSPRSLHRTVATNTPPSPGFGRRAINPSMSAAPGSPGLGRHAVMAHGNLVAPPGSPSLSRHQAVAATSPGSPLYGYSSPEERHLTLSRQSSSSGYQPPSTPSFPVSPAYYPGTSTPHSSSPDSAAYRQGSPTSQPALPEKRRMSAGDRSNSLPNYATVNGKVSSPLSSGMSSPSGGSAVAFSHTLPDFSKFSMPDISPETRANVKFVQDTSKYWYKPDISREQAIALLKDREPGAFIIRDSHSFRGAYGLAMKVASPPPTVMQQNKKGDLANELVRHFLIETSSRGVKLKGCPNEPNFGCLSALVYQHSITPLALPCKLVIPDRDPMEEKKDSASATNSATDLLKQGAACNVLFINSVEMESLTGPQAISKAVAETLVADPTPTATIVHFKVSAQGITLTDNQRKLFFRRHYPLNTVTFCDLDPQERKWTKTDGSGPAKLFGFVARKQGSTTDNICHLFAELDPDQPAAAIVNFVSRVMLGSGQKR, via the exons ATGAGCCTGACTGCAgccatggagagcagctgtgagctggaCCTGGTGTACATCACGGAGCGGATCATCGCTGTCTCCTACCCCAGCGCAGCCGAGGAGCAGAGTTACTCCAGCAACCTCCGTGAAGTGGCCCACATGCTCAAGTCCAAGCATGGGAACAACTATGTG CTTTTCAACCTCTCTGAGCGGAGACGTGATGTCAACAAACTTCACCCCAAG GTGCTGGATTTTGGATGGCCTGACATGCACACCCCTGCACTGGAGAAGATCTGCAGCATTTGCAAAGCCATGGACACGTGGCTCAATGCAGCAGCACACAATGTGGTGGTGCTGCACAACAAG gGGAACCGTGGCCGGCTGGGGGTGGTAGTAGCTGCCTACATGCACTACAGCAACATCTCAGCCAG TGCTGACCAGGCTCTGGACAGGTTTGCCATGAAGCGCTTCTATGAGGACAAGGTGGTGCCCGTGGGACAGCCATCCCAGAAGAG GTACATCCATTACTTCAGCGGGCTCCTCTCTGGCAGCATCAAGATGAACAACAAGCCCCTCTTCCTCCACCACGTCATCATGCACGGCATCCCCAACTTTGAGTCGAAAGGCG GTTGTCGGCCCTTCCTGAAAATCTACCAGGCCATGCAGCCCGTCTACACCTCGGGGATCTA CAATGTTCAAGGAGACAGCCAGACAGGCATCTGCATCACCATTGAGCCTGGCTTGCTGCTCAAGGGCGATATCTTG ctgaagTGCTACCACAAGAAATTTCGCAGCCCTACCCGTGACGTGATTTTCCGTGTGCAGTTCCACACGTGTGCTGTTCATGATCTTGACGTCGTCTTTGGCAAGGAGGACCTGGATGAGGCCTTCAGAG ATGACCGCTTCCCTGAGTATGGGAAGGTGGAGTTTGTGTTCTCCTATGGCCCCGAGAAGATCCAAG GCATGGAGCACCTGGAGAATGGGCCCAGTGTTTCTGTGGACTACAACACGTCCGACCCACTCATCCGGTGGGACTCCTACGAGAACTTCAACATCCAGCGTGAGGACAGTGCAGAGGGGGCCTGGGCTGAGCCACCCCTGCCCAGCAAGCACCTGGAGAAAG AGGTTGGGCACACACAAGGGCCCCTGGATGGGAGCCTCTACGCTAAAGTGAAGAAGAAAGACTCCCTCCACGGCAGCACCGGTGCCGTCAACGCTGCCCGACTCCCGCTCTCGGCAGCGCCCAACCACGTCGAGCACACACTCTCGGTGAGCAGCGACTCAGGCAACTCCACCGCCTCCACCAAGACCGACCGGACCGATGAGCCGGGGGTGAGTGGGGCACCCAGTGGCCAGGCGGTGCTGAGTCctgaggagaagcaggagctggATCGTCTCCTTGTTGGCTTTGGCTTGGAGAGCGCGCCACCCATGCACAACCACGTGCCCGGCCCCGTGCCGGCACGCCTGCCCACCATGCCGGGCCGCCACGTGGTGCCGGCTCAGGTGCACGTCAACGGGAATGCCGCGGCGCTGGTGGCCGAGCGGGAGACAGATATCTTGGATGATGAGCTGCCCAACCAAGatgggcacagtgtgggcagcctggGCACGCTCTCCTCCTTGGATGGCACCACCACTGCCAGTGAGACCGGCTACCAGGAGGCGCCTCGGGTGGGCAGCCTGTCCTCCCTGCCCAATGGCCCCTCGAGCTGCAATGGGGCTGAGAAGCTGCTGAAGGAGGGGCTGTATGATGGCGAGCCGCTCTCCAACGGTGGCTACCCCTACAACAACCAGAACACCCTGATGGGCCACCAGCTCCGTGACACGCTGCCTTCCTTGCGGCCCTCAGCATCCACTCAGGAGCACCTGGCTGGCTACACACAGCGCCTACCGGGCTCCCACGCCCCAGGGTggctccagcctcagccactgcccagctcccagccctacCTGTATGCCTACGACCACCCCGGAACCTACCGCTCCCGGTCCTTCCCGGCAGTGGACACTGCCAAGTATGACGCCAACCCGGCGCTGCCCCAGGCCCCAGCTCGCAGTACCAGCAGCCGGGAGGCTGTGCAGAGGGGCTTGAATTCCTGGCAACAGCAAGGGGGAAGCCGGCCACCTTCCCGGCTGCAGGAGGGTGGCATGGagagccacagccccagcatctctagctgcagcccccagcccagcccgctGCAGACGGTGCCCCCGCACAGCCACAGCATGCCCGAATTCCCTCGGGCGCCCTCTCGCCGGGAGATTGAGCAGTCCATTGAAGCGCTGGATGTCCTCATGCTGGACCTCGCACCTGCCGTCCACAAGTCACAGAGTGTGCCTGCCACCTCCCGTCAGGACAAGCCAGCCGgacccctgccctcctccctctccacccAGCCCATTGCTGGTCTCTACGCCCGGCCAACTCCACAGGTGGCCCAGCCGAGGTCCTTCGGCACGTCCGTGAGCCCCGCGGTCTCTGAGCCCGGGAGCAAAGCCTATTCTCCTGGAGAGCTGGACTATGGGGTGCATGATTATCGGGAAACCTATTCGCCCTACAGCTACCAGCTGGCACCgctgccagagcccaggagcTACAGCCATGCCCCGGCCGGAACACAGATGGGCACTGTCCCACTCAGCACCTCGTGCTACAGCCCTGTGGGGTCTCAGCAGCAACTCACCTCCTCCCCACCTTCCCCCACCGTCCCAGCACAAAACCAGATGCCCCTGAAGGGACCGGAGAGCTATGAAGACCTGTCGAAGTCGGCAGAAGAGCCCTTGAATCTGGAGGGCCTGGTGGCCCACAGGGTGGCAG GGGTGCAGTCCCGGGAGAAGCCTCTGGAGGAGAGCGCTGTTCCTGCCCGCAAGCGGACTCCCAGCGACAGCCACTATGAGAAGAGCTCCCCGGAGCCCGGCTCGCCCCGCAGCCCCACCGTGCTCTCACCTGAGGTGGTCAGCACCATCGCAGCCAACCCTGGAGGGAGGCCCAAAGAG cctcaCCTCCACAGCTACAAGGAAGCCTTCGAGGAGATGGAGGGTGCCTCCCCCACCAGCCCACCCTCCAGCGGCGGTGAGAtttctccccccaccccagcctTCCCTGTGTCACCACAAACCCCTTACTCCAACACCT TGCGTTCTCCCCCTGGCCTGGCCAAGACCCCGCTCTCAGCACTGGGGCTGAAGCCCCACAACCCGGCTGAGATCCTGCTGCATCCAGTGGGAG AGCTAGAAGGGGAAGCAGGCGGTGACTCTGAAGAAG agcccaggagctATGTGGAGTCAGTGGCGCGCACAGCCACCACGGGCAGGGGAGGGACACTGCCCgctgcccagcctgctgcccagCCCGGAGGCCCAGAGGTGCCCACCAGGAATGGCACTTTCTCCAACTCCTTCAtcgctcccagccctgtctccACCAGCAGCCCTATTCACAGCATGGATGG GGCCTCCCTGCGCAGCTACCCGTCGGAAGGCAGCCCCCATGGCACGGTTACACCTCCCCATGCCTCAGCTGAGCCCTTGTACCGCTCGCCTGTTGGCTCTCAGATgccctctgctcacagcagctaccaAAACTCGTCTCCATCTTCATTTGCAATGGTCCAAGGAGGGGTCCCGAGCTCGGCATACAGCAGCCCCGACTACCCTGATGGCCGAGCTGGCCTCCAGCCAGAACCCCAAGCTCGGCCACAGCCCCAGGTCAATGTGGTGGGGGTCCACACTCTGCCAGGGAGCCCCCGCAGCCTGCACCGGACAGTGGCTACGAATACACCGCCCAGCCCTGGCTTTGGGCGAAGAGCCATCAACCCCAGCATGAGcgctgctcctggcagccctgggctgggcaggcatGCTGTGATGGCCCATGGCAACCTGGTGGCCCcaccaggcagccccagcctgtccaGGCACCAAGCAGTGGCAGCCACATCCCCTGGCAGCCCCCTGTATGGCTACTCCAGCCCAGAGGAAAGGCACCTGACCCTGTCtcggcagagcagctcctctggctaCCAGCCCCCCTCCACGCCGTCCTTCCCCGTCTCCCCGGCATACTACCCCGGCACGAGCACGCCGCACTCCTCCTCCCCGGACTCGGCTGCCTACCGCCAGGGCAGCCCCACCTCgcagcctgctctgcctgagAAGCGGCGCATGTCGGCTGGGGACCGCTCCAACAGCCTCCCCAACTATGCCACTGTCAACGGCAAGGTgtcctctcccctctccagcGGCATGTCCAGCCCCAGCGGTGGGAGCGCCGTCGCCTTCTCCCACACTCTGCCGGACTTCTCCAAGTTCTCCATGCCAG ACATCAGTCCTGAGACTCGTGCCAATGTCAAGTTTGTGCAGGATACTTCCAAGTACTGGTACAAACCAGACATCTCTAGGGAGCAGG CCATTGCCTTGCTCAAGGACAGGGAGCCGGGGGCTTTCATCATCCGGGACAGCCACTCCTTCCGGGGAGCCTATGGCCTTGCCATGAAAGTTGCTTCTCCGCCTCCCACGGTCATGCAGCAGAACAAGAAAG GAGACTTGGCCAATGAGCTGGTGAGGCACTTCCTCATCGAGACAAGCTCACGAGGTGTGAAACTAAAAGGATGCCCCAACGAGCCTAATTTTG gCTGTCTCTCAGCGCTGGTGTACCAGCACTCCATCACGCCCTTGGCCCTGCCCTGCAAGCTGGTCATTCCTGACCGAG ATCCcatggaggaaaagaaagactcTGCGTCAGCAACCAATTCAGCCACGGACCTCCTCAAACAGGGTGCAG CCTGCAATGTCCTCTTCATCAACTCAGTGGAGATGGAGTCTCTGACAGGCCCCCAGGCCATCTCGAAGGCTGTTGCTGAGACGCTGGTGGCTGACCCCACGCCCACAGCTACCATTGTTCACTTCAAAGTCTCCGCACAAGGCATCACCTTAACGGACAACCAGAGGAA